Below is a window of Brassica napus cultivar Da-Ae chromosome A5, Da-Ae, whole genome shotgun sequence DNA.
CAAAATTTGGGGATATCAAATgtccataaataaaattacgCACTATGACCATATAATAtatagggcaattgtcaataatagcattttttgaagtttatgtcttaAAAATAGCATTAGaaagagaaagtcacaaaaatgacattcattaaagagtaaaatatctctaatacccttggtttaaaattaaataaacaaacaaaaaaaaaataaaaaaataaaaaaaaataaaaaaaataaaaaaaagaattttttttttatagtttcagattatatgttttcagattcgaaatttttataatttttttcaaattcttttttttgaatttttttttattttttttaattttctttttataatttaaaaacaatttttgaaactgttttaaatttttttatttttttattttaatatttattttttataaaattttaaaccctaattccaaaaccccacccccttaactctaaatcctaaggtttggattaattaaccgaaagggtataagtgtatatttacctctttaatgaaacctatttttatgacttttgagccttgagtgctactttgtgAACAAAAATTtagtttggtgctatcctagtctttttctctttattttttataaaattttaaaccctaattccaaaactccaccccttaactctaaaccctaaagtttggattaattaatctaagggatataagtgtatatttacctctttaatgaaacctatttttgtgactttgagccttgaatGCAACTTtaggaacaaaaacttggtttagtgctaTCCTTATCTTTTTCTCTAGTAGACtagtatatatgtattaaaataataaatatgcaGGTTGCATTTATATCCCGGTAACCTATTGCGGTGGCAACTGGGCATTCCTAGGATCCCCGATAAGATAAAAAAACAGTAATGCATGGACTCCCTAAACTACTAATATTATTATGAGCACTTCTCCATCAAAGTATACACAATTCAagagaaaattcaaaatctaaatcAGAAAAGGAGCTAGTACATGGTTTTAATAAGAATCCACTGTCCACTTTTTGATGCTTTCTACGGCAGTTATGTGGTTGTTGGATCAGTGGTAGTCTATTTTAACTTAACAGTTTGACATTTATAGTGGAGTTGGATTTGTTTTGTGCAATTGATTTgctatattaatttttttttatttcaatgtaTTAGATTATGGTTAAGTGATGGTTTATATTTAAACCATCACTTAACCATAATCTAATACAATGTTACTAATgcatgaagaagagagagatagtCTTTGCGAGAACAATGTGATTCAAATAAACCCTATAAAAAAGTGGACTGAGGGATTAGGTGTATATTTTTAGCAAAAAGGTAGCGGATGGGAGTATAAAAACTATAAAGTATATAGAAAATTGCATCCTAAATCTTAAGTTATTCACAATAAACTATAGGGGTGTGTGACTCATAATATTACCGTTGGCAATTAAGGAGTCTTATGCGGCCGAACAATGTCACGTGACTGGCGCGTCTTCAAGCTTTTTACTGTTTTACTACTTTCTTTCACTTCATATATGGAcatctttttacttttttttcggATAAAAGACCTTTGTACTGTttaactccttttttttttaaacttgatGCAACTATCAATCCCAGGAGAActgaaaaaagaaattaaagtgTAGCTAATGCCattgaccaaaaaataatagAGTAGCTAATGCCTTGATGATCAAGGTGATAAAACATGTTCCCACATATTGTATTGGTAGACTATGGCTTCGAATGTTTACAACCGCCCCGCCCCAcaccgcagttaacagtaacaaaaatctctacatataccatatatctatacgtttttataactgttaaaaccgcacTGCATGtgaaccgcttgtcccgcaccgctcaaaccgcagtTACTATTCGGAGCCATAAGCGGTTTAATTGCAGTGCGGTTTTAACacttataaaaacgtatagatatatgatatatgtagagatttttgttattgttaactGTGGTGCAGGGTAGAGCAGTTCGTAACATTCGAAAGCCATAATGCCTTCAGACAAATTTACATTGGAAATTTTGTTGGTGAGCACTAGtttgagattatttttttttttggtcaaatagtTTGAGATTATTTAGGCACATTTTAACAACATGAAAGGTGTAAAGTAGGGTTTGAAGCCACCACTCAAacttaaatcattttaaataaattaaattatttatctcaATAACATACTACTAAACTAGATATTGTTCAtgcaaattaaaaacaaatttgaaaattaattaagGAATAAATTAATTGTAACTATTACTTCTAAACAACTTATATGTCATATCACTGAGGTCGGAAAGAGAAGGGGTAAATAAAACTAGGGActaatttgaaatataattatcCGGGGGTAAAATCATGATTTCACCAAAATCTAATTTTCTGCACAGGTCTCTATTTTCTCTTTCTGGAAATTAATGTAAACAAATAGACAGTTcagtgcaaaaaaaaagaaaagaaaaaagacttGGGGAAACGAGTAGAGTCCAGTAAGAGAACAACACTAGGgacaaagagagaagaagattcaTGTCTGAAGCTCAATTGGTCTGAAGACTCTTCAAAGTTTGGTCCTTTTCCTCTTTTTTATTTCCATATCTTGGCATCtccgatctctctctctatctctctgttCTTAAAGCATTTTGGACCAAAAGAGAGAAGCAGCTGAAGCTACAGTTTTGCAGGTGATGAACATTGAACACTACTTTCTCTTCTTTGAATTAAGCTTTCAAATGATTCTCTCACAGATTATTTGGTAAAAGATTTCATTTTTGATGTGTTTAAAAtacctaatttttttatcaaatttttatgcATTATTATGCTGCAGAAAGTACAAATCTTTTAGAGTTTGGTTTAATTATCATGTTTACTCTCCTCTGAAAATTAGACATCTGTTTCTTTTTGGATTGTTATTAAAGCTTGAAGATTCGGCCAAAaacttttaataataatttttccaGGAAAAATGCAAAGCGTTTCTctgttgttttcttttaaagaaaattattttctgtggcttaaattcaaatttcttcttgtttttttttctcttcttaaaGATCTGTTATATGCTATTTTGGGGGAAATACACCTAATAAAACCAGAACCCACCGTTAACTAAATGACAGATAATGTTATTTTCTCCCACCAAAGATTCCAAAATTTgaagacattaaaaaaaatctaaaaatttatgACTTGACAACTAAAATAGATTTATGTGGGATTTAGAAACGTACTTTCTTTGCTTGTAACTTGGTTTATCTTTGTGATTAGATTGAAACTTATCTTGACTGTGAacagttttattctttttaatgtttgtcttgTTGCCTTGGTTTGGTGGTAGTGTGGTAGTTAGTTTGAGATGGAGTCTCTTTGAAGCTAGTGTAGTTTTAGTTTGTTAGGTCTTTTCTGTATACTTGCTTAAGTTTTGTACTTCGGTTGAGTTTGTTGTATATGCTGCTTATCATAATATCTTATAATAcatatttgtgtgtgtgtttcttcCTTCTTTCTCACACATACACAGTTTCTTCTTTTACCAGGTTCTTCTTCAAAGGGTGTGTGTTTCAAACTCTAATCCCAAACAATGCAGACTCCAAAACaaaggtaataataataataataatccttACTCTTGTCCACAGCTTTCCCTGTTCTGTTCTTTTACTGTCTTTATTATGGTCACTGGGACTGAGTTGTTGGTTGTTTTTTCACTGTGATTATGATAGGCCTGGGTCGTTAGAGGTGCCTCAGAAGAAGTCTCCTACAGCAACTCCTAGAACTGCTCGTAAGCTCAAAACTGCAGATGCTGACCCTGTTTCATCTCCCAACCCGAAAATCAGGACGCCTAAAACACAGAGCCCAAAAGTAGTTGCTGATCGCCGTTCTCCAAAAGCCCCTGTAAATGAGGTACTTGTAGCTTTACAAAATGCTTTTCTTGCATCATTACCTATATGCTTTGACGCATACTAGTCTCAGTTTTGACCTTTCACTGAATTTGTTTGTGTTATGGAGCGCTTGAGACTTATTTTTGTTTCTGCTTCATGCTAAAGTATCTTTTAGGTGTTTGTGTATTCATTCTTACAACAACTCACTGAACCTTGAAAGTTGGCAAGTCTGGAACAATAATGTATAGTTTGTACCATGGTTCTAAAAATCAGTCTAGGTGGAAATCGTCCTAGCTGATACAATTTTTGGACTTATGCAACTCAAATCGGTTTAAACCATTCTAAATCGATTTAAATAATTCTAAATCAGTTTAAATCGGTTTTAATAGTTGAAACTACTCTAAATCTGTTAAATTAAGTAATAAAATTAGTACAAGTCCACAAATTTGTCCTTTTGTTTTATACatctaattttaataaattatcaaaaaaatataataattaaaccCCAGAAactaaatatcttatttaaattaagatatatataattgaGTTGTTTTGTATTTGTTGTTGCTTAATGCATGCAAGATTCAGAAGAGGAGAACATGGGGAACACCAGAAGCAGCAGCATCTCAGCTATCACAGCTGCAAGAGGAGCTAAAGAAGGCCAAGGAACAGCTAAGCGCATCAGAAGCTTCCAAGAACAAAGCTCAAGACGAAGCAAACGAAACAAAACAGCAGCTAACAGAGATAACCGCCTCCGAGGACTCAAGAATCGACGAGCTCCGCAAACTCTCTCAAGAGCGAGACAAAGCGTGGCAGTCCGAACTCGAAGCAATGCAGAGACAGCACGCCATGGACTCCGCCGCGCTAGCTTCTGCGATGAGCGAGGTCCAGAAACTCAAAGCACAGGTGTCTGAATCCGAGTCAGTTAGGATGGAACTTAAAGAGACGCTGGCTCTCGTCGAGGAGCTTAGAGTTGAGGTGTACGACGCAAAGGAAGGAGAAGCTAAGGCCCATGAGGTTGTTTCAGCGACTGAGAAGCAGTTGGAGATAGCTAACTTGACTCTGGAGATGCTGCGTTCTGATGGGATGAAGATGTCTGAAGCTTGCAACGCTCTTACGACCGAGCTAGAGCAGTGTAAGTCAGAGGTGAAGTCGCTGGAGGAGCTTGTGAGACAGATGGAGGAAGAACGAGGTAACAATGAGGAGGATGATTCAGAGATAAACGCTGCGAGGGAAGAGATTAGCCAGCTGAAGAATGCAGTGGAAGTTACTGAGAGAAGGTATCACGAAGAGTATATACAAAGCACGTTGCAGATAAGAAGCGCTTATGAGCAAGTGGAGGTTGTTAAGTCCGGATACGCGGAGAAAGAAGCTGAGTTTGAGGAAGAGCTGAAGAGAATTAAAGCTGAGAGAGAGGCTTTGCATGAACGGTTGATGGATAAAGAAGCTAAGCTGAGGATACTGGTTGATGATAACGAGTTACTCAACTTGAAGATTAAAGAAGCTGAGGAGGTGGAGAGTGATATGATGGAGCTGAGAGGGAATCTAATGGACAAGGAGATGGAGCTGCAGAGTCTAAGGAGCGAGATGGAGAAGATGGGGAGGGAGAAGGAGGAAGCCTTGGAGAGGCTTGGGAGTTTGAGTGAGGAAGCTGAGAAGAGCGGGAAGAGAGCGGAGAACGCGAGGGAACAGCTAGGAGCAGCGCAAGTGACTAACACGGAGCTAGAAGGTGAGCTTAGGAGACTTAAGGTTCAGTGTGATCAGTGGAGGAAAGCGGCTGAAGCTGCAGCTTCTATGCTCTCTGGTGGTAATAATAACAGTAATGGGAAGTATGTGGAGAGAACAGGATCGCTGGAGAGTCCGTTGAGGAGGAACGTGAACATGTTGTCGCCTTATAGAGATGAAACTGATGATGACTTGTTGTCTTcgccgaagaagaagaatgggagTATGCTTAAGAAGTTTGGTGTGTTACTTAAGAAGAGTCAGAAGTGATAACTGAagtaagattaaaaaaaaaaatctaccatTGTTGTCTTTAATTTTCGCttgttgttttttctttaattctCAATGTGTAGACATGTTTTAGTTCCCTAAGCTGTATTCTGAACTGCTTTAGCTTCTTTGTCTATGTGACTAAGCTCAAACTCTGATCAACATTTATGAAGCTGAACTTTGTTGTTTACTTGGAACACAACAACGAGTTCGGTCCAATTCGACAGGTTTataaaaaactttgttttcagTTTGATAATCGGTCAGTTcagttttcgaaaataaaaaattgggaTCAAACGAATCTAATTAACCAATTTTTTGACtgaaccaacttaaattattcaaatttaatcaatttaaacaaaattttcaaccgaaaatataatcaaaaccaaaaactttggttagtttcaataaattttttaaaaacttttccgGTTCAATTCGGCAAAAGATTATGATCGAACCAAACTACCTGAACCCACGTGCCTAAACAGAATAATAGTATAGAAAAGCAAGTCAAAGGTTAAAGAAAAAACACTAGTGAAAGTGATGCATCTGTACAAAAGCTGAATCCTGCTACTACCTAGCTTTTGGCTGCAACACAGACTCATCAATAGCCACAAAGTTCTGCGAACCAGCCAAGTCATGCATTCCCATGTTGAGAGACGACGAATGCGCCGAGCTCCTAGAAAACTCATCTGATAAACCTCCTCTCGCCGCCAATGCTTCCTTCTCAATCCTTATAGCGTCTTGAATATCTTTCTGCACCTCAGACATAGAC
It encodes the following:
- the LOC106398760 gene encoding interactor of constitutive active ROPs 2, chloroplastic-like — protein: MQTPKQRPGSLEVPQKKSPTATPRTARKLKTADADPVSSPNPKIRTPKTQSPKVVADRRSPKAPVNEIQKRRTWGTPEAAASQLSQLQEELKKAKEQLSASEASKNKAQDEANETKQQLTEITASEDSRIDELRKLSQERDKAWQSELEAMQRQHAMDSAALASAMSEVQKLKAQVSESESVRMELKETLALVEELRVEVYDAKEGEAKAHEVVSATEKQLEIANLTLEMLRSDGMKMSEACNALTTELEQCKSEVKSLEELVRQMEEERGNNEEDDSEINAAREEISQLKNAVEVTERRYHEEYIQSTLQIRSAYEQVEVVKSGYAEKEAEFEEELKRIKAEREALHERLMDKEAKLRILVDDNELLNLKIKEAEEVESDMMELRGNLMDKEMELQSLRSEMEKMGREKEEALERLGSLSEEAEKSGKRAENAREQLGAAQVTNTELEGELRRLKVQCDQWRKAAEAAASMLSGGNNNSNGKYVERTGSLESPLRRNVNMLSPYRDETDDDLLSSPKKKNGSMLKKFGVLLKKSQK